The genome window AGCAGTTGAATATTGAActtgtgttgttctgtgttgaCCAGGATGATAAAAGGAGTGAGTGGATCTACAGAGGCTCCACCAGGCTGGAGCCCATGTTCAACCTGAAGATGACCACTGCCAACACCGCGGAGAAGAAGCTGGCTGGACAGCAGAGGACACGACCTAACATGGGTAACATACACACTCAGTTGCATGCTTGTAGCCTTCACACAGTGTTTGATCCTGTCTTAAGAGATGTGTCCTGGtgtcaaaataataatgatgaaacgAGCAAAGGCAGGAAACTCAGGAAgacaatattaaaataataagcACTCAACAGTTCCAAACACAAGGAAGCTGAGTCTATGGTGAGTTAGAACAAGAAGGCACAACAGAAAATGTCAAGAACACAAAAAGTATATATGATGGATTACaagtaaaaggaataaaagagataaaacaggcaaaattACAGAAGGTGAAAGTATAAAATCAAGAAAGGACTATAAGAAGACGACATCATATCAAATTAAgaacagataaaaacataatGGGCACTAAAAAGAATAAAGGACATTAAATAGATTAAAGATAACAAATAAAAGCTGTAAAGGATGGTAAGAAAAAAGACATCGCTGGGGAGggagtttaaaaaaactttGCATAAAAGAAAGTCTATGAAAGTGGGTTTTAAGAAGGGCCCTGTTTTATCCGCTTTGATTTGGTGTTGTAATACAAGAAaataggggtgggtaaaaatatcgattcatcaatgcattgcaatatattttttccgaATTCAAaatcgattcataaaatcctccGAATCGATTCGGGCAAGCGACCACCcgctgtccctcgccggacctctcggtcccgcctccagcagctggaagcatCTCGCCCGCAACCTcgctcgagggtcggagggtgatgcgccgcggaaacaccgtcagagctgcggaggcgggtagccgatgtctgacgcaccgctctttcggagactataaactcccagcgcagccggtctcaccctggctgcTGCACAATGCGCCCCtgagtagcactctcctccggggagagaggggggttcagtgtcaacgtttacacCCTCGTGTCTAGCCGGAAGGGCGGAGGGACCGcggtcatgtctatgtttatgtcagacaagaatgtaccatgcagtcccagacacaatggcactttctcagcttaattatggttgcactattttataactaaacacatcgagtacctttgtttacatttcaattcgaactagaacttcctagaggaaagatttataatttaagatgactttttttaattaaaagattagcaacaggtactctaattatttgtttattactacttattactgaatcgatatcgaagcattaaagtcaatattgaatcgaatcgatattgaatcgaattgcgacccaaagaatcaaaatcgaatccatacccagccctacaagaaaatattaaaaatgtccCTTCACCCTGTCATTATTCAACCTACAGGAGCATTGAGGAGTAAAGGTCCAGTAGTTCAATACACCAGTGATGGACATGTTGGAGCCTCTCCCGTCAAAACGCCACAGGCCTCACCCAGTCAGCCTTCACCGACACCACAACATCCACAGCGTCCACAGACCCAACAGACCCCACAGACCCCTCAGCCTATGCAGTCTCTGCAGCCTATGCAGCCTCTGCAGCCTCTGCAGCCCCTGCAGCCTCTGCAGCCTCTGCAGCCCCCGCAGCCCCCGCAGCGTGTTGAGTAAGTGTGTTGAACTTCTCGCACCAATGCTTCTATGTGTTATAGAGATTTTCACATTAATTGCATTGCATTTTAGTTAGATGGGTTGTTAATATCACATTAGAATAAATTGATTGATGGAGTTTTAAACTCTAGCGATTTTGAAATGAGACTTTTGATGGTGACTGATTCTTCTCTCCTCGCTGTCTTCAAGCAATAAACATCAGATGGCGAAGAAGAGTACTTCTCCATTTGTCCCTGGGGTGGGAGGCACTCATGCTTCCAAAATCATGCAGTCTCTTCCCTCCAGTCCCAGCAACCTCCCTAGGTGAGCCCAATTCACTATACGGTTGAATTAGTTGTGACActggaaaaaaactaaaagcgCTGTtaaaggtgatttttttttttaactggtcttttccttttcttttctgtcaatCCATAGCGGAAGAATGTTGAGTGCCCCAAATACTGTTACACCCATTTTCACACAGCCGTTTCAGAGACCGCCTCTGGTTACCGTCCCCCCTCCTATCACCCTTCCCCCTCCTATCACCCACGCGATGGCCACCATCCCACATCAGCCTGCTTACCGTGCCCCGACTGACCGGATCTTTTACCTGGCACACACCTGTCAGCCTGCCTGTCTGAATCGAGTCCGGCCTGCGAATTCAGACTTGCACCGGGGAAAGAACCCCCTTCTCACACCTTTACTGTACGATTTCAGACGCATGACGGGAAGACGCAAAGTCAACCGCAAGGTAAATTGACAGTTGAATTGAGAAGTGGAAAATGAAGCACTTTCTCCCTCCCCAGAGTTTCTCCCTATCCTGAAGtaaaaacttttcttttgttgctcctTGCTGTCAAACTGAATTGTAAAACTCTTGTCCTCTGCACCCCTCAGATGTCCTTCCATGTGATCTACAAGGCTCCGTGTGGGCTTTGCCTGCGTAACATGGCAGAAATCCAGCACTACCTTTTCCAGACGCGCTGCGACTTTATATTCCTAGAGATGTTCTGCCTGGACCCCTACGTGCTCGTGGACCGGCCCTTCCAGCCACAGAGGCCATTCTATTACATTCATGACATCACTGGGGGAAAGGAGGACATCCCACTATCCTGCGTCAACGAGATTGATTCCACCCCACCTCCTAAAGTAGCTTACAGTAAGAATCACAGAGAGAAGGCAACAACAGAAAGACTGATTTCGGTTCACTCTATTTTCTGCACTGGAAATGCAGTGAACTCATCAGACTACATCCAAAAAAGTCTTAATTGATGATATTCTGAATTAGACACATCATTTTTCCGGAGCTGATAACGAAAGTCgctaaggagtgagacatctcactgCTATCTGACATCTAACCAGAGTTATACATGTGCAGTAGCGATCAGGCAGACCACAGAAGACACTGACAatggttccttttttttttatatttttaacttCGGTCTCTCTTTCAATCTCGGCACCAACTGATCGATGTTCAAGCGCTGTTTGACAGAGACGGATGGAAAAGTTACCTGCGCGCtttacatcaacacacacagagctgcctCAGTTCTTGGCTCATTAGCTGGCCTCACTATATTGTTAATGCTGTAAGTGGACTGATACTGTGTAGTGTAATCTTTTCATTGGTTTGCTCTCTAGTGTGGGTAGGTGGATACAGGCAGTTTTATAGGGATACTTTTAAACTTAAGACAAAGGACTTTGTTACAGCGGGACACGAAAAACTGTGTTcttacctcttttttttttcttgttttgagtTTTCGGAGAGCTATTTTTGCAAGGCCTTTGCTTCCCACCTCACCTGCAGGGGTTATGTGCAAAGCGTAATAAAGatacataaaataataatgagcTATCACAGCTGCCATTTGCTGCCCCGACCTTTTATTGAAAGATCCCTGTGGGATAAGTCATTGCAGAGAGACTAACTGAtcctcctgtcctcttctcccttCAAGGTAAAGAACGTATTCCTGAAGATGGAGTTTCCATCAACACCAGTTCAGACTTCCTGGTTGGTTGTGAATGCACTGACGGCTGTCGAGACAAGTGAGTAAAGTTGCTCAGCATTTTTCATATTAGTACTACTGTTAATATTCTGAACAcgtgtctttgtgtctttattacagGTCCAAATGCTCTTGCCACCAGCTGACCCTTCAGGCTACAGGTTGTACACCGGGGGCACAGATCAACCCAAATGCTGGATATTTACACAAACGATTAGAGGAGTGCCTCCCTACAGGGTCAGACATCGTACTCACACCACTACAGAAACTCGCTAACTCACTTTCAGCCCTCATAACCTCATAAGTAGATAATTACTGTTGAATATAAAAGCTAATTTGTCTTGTCTCAGGATACCATTATctgcctgctctctctctctcaggatcTACGAATGTAATAAGCGGTGCAAATGCTGCTCTCACATGTGCACCAACCGGCTTGTGCAGCACGGCCTGCAGGTTCGTCTCCAGCTCTTCAAGACCCAGAACAAAGGCTGGGGCATCCGCTGTCTGGATGACGTGGCCAAGGGCTCTTTTGTCTGCATCTATGCTGGTGAGGAAAGGGAACACACTGAGACATCTTCATCAATTTATTCACAATAGAATGATGGATGACTtgatttctcttctttttctcaccttttttcctctttaacaGGTAAAATCCTGACAGACGACTTTGCTGACAAAGAAGGTCTAGAGATGGGTGACGAGTATTTCGCTAACCTGGACCACATAGAAAGTGTGGAGAACTTCAAGGAGGGCTATGAGAGTGAGGCTCACTGTTCAGACAGCGAGGGAAGCGGCGTGGACGTCTCCAGGATAAAAATCCAACCATCTGCTTTGGTGTCTTCTAACCCTGTTGGGCGACCGCCTAAGAAGGGTGAGTCCAACTCAAAAGGTGAGAGATAAACATGGTCCCTAATAGATTGATGTTTTTATGCTCTTGACCTGAGCTGACATTTTACCATCCTCCTTCTTCACATGATtttttcgtgttttttttttttcttgccacaGCCCGAAGTCCAAGCTCATCTGACGACAGCAATGACGATGATGACAAAGATTCAAAGAGCGAAGATGAAAGTGACAGTTCAGACGACACGTTTGTGAAGGATAACTACTACACGTCCAGCTCCGTGTGGAGGAGTTACACCACACGTGGTCAGGTCAAGGTCAACAAGGAAGGTGAGCTGGTGGCCTCTTCGGGAGCTGTTGCTTAGGAGACGACAATGACTATAAAAAGAAATAGTTTAATATAGAGTTGAATTAAGTTATTGACATCACTCACGCTTATTCAGAAGGTAAAGAAATAGTGTGGAACCTTCCCCAAAACTTAAATTTACATAGTCTGCTTGAGCTTGTGTTTGACAAATGCtattcataataataatttatagATAAATTGATAATTCAAAGTAATTGTTTCTTGAATCCATGATCTAAAATCTGTTGAGTGAGTGAGTGCTAAAGTGCCAAATTTGGTGACTTTTAGAGGAGGTTGAAGCTTATGTCATGGCATATTATTGTATTTAGTAAATCCCTCCCAGCTCTTATTGTTGGGAAAAATCATCAGTGTTATCCTGCTGTGAGGCCAGTGTCTTTTCAcacaccttctctctctcctgccacAGGGAGTCAAGACAGTAAAGATGGATTGAGTGCATCAGCCAAAGGAACAGATGATGAAAAGCCACCGTCCATGCCAGAGGAGACGGGGAAAAGCAAAGTGGCTTCCTGGCTAACCAGCCAGGGCCTGAAGAAGGTCAGTGCAGAGGAGATAAAGGAAGAATAATGTTTCACAGCCTCTTTAAAATGATTGAAGTGTCTCACACAGCGCTAAAAACATAGTACTCATCAGAACTCTCATCTTAGATTAAAAAATCTTTTGTAAGAGGATAGAATGTAGAAGGTGGCTGTTATTTTCTCGTCTTGTAaaatgatggattttttttttctgttttccatcaCAGGAATCCGGAGACTGCAAGAGGTGTGTTGGACGTGCTCAATATTTTTGAATAGATATTAATTTTAAGCATATTTTGTTTACCAACAATTCTACACTTCAGTGGTCAGTAATGTCACCTATTAGAAAGTTAGAAATCTGGATTAAAGATTAAATTGGggtttttttattctgtttttttttttttttttcagtcaagtAAAATCAGAAACGGGAAAGAAGCAGGATGTGATGACTCTGTCTGACAGTGATGACGTTCAGACCATCAGCTCTGGATCTGACGACaacaaggagaaagaaaaagtcaccCAAGGTAGAGAGAAGAGATGCTTGAATCTACAACACACTGATGGTGCTCCTAATGTAGATTTAGCAGTTTTCCACTCTtcattcttgtcttttttttgcttcctcTTGTTGCTGCTCTTCTGGCTCAGGTGTGACTAAGAAGCAAGTGGCAGTGAAATCAACTCGAGGCATCGCCCTGAAGGGCAGCCATGGGATGATGGTAAAATCAGGTGTACCTGGCGGTGGAGGAGGGacgggaggccatggaggaaaAACAGGACAGCAGGTGTCGACTGGAGGAGGCGGGGAAAACGTTTCCAAAAACACCCGCCTGTTCTTTGACGGCGAGGAGTCCTGCTACATCATCGATGCCAAGTTGGAAGGCAACCTTGGACGTTACCTCAATGTAAGTGAAATCTAAAGGATCTAAGTTCATCTCACTTAAATTCAGTGTCTTTAATTTCGTTATCTGTGTCCTCTCCGTCTTACAGCACAGCTGTAGTCCAAACCTTTTTGTCCAGAATGTGTTTGTGGACACACATGACTTACGGTTTCCCTGGGTGGCGTTCTTTGCCAGCAAGTGAGTTTTGAAACAGATTTTAGGTTTGTTACAGGTTCTGTGGTGTTTGGAGCCCTAACTTCCCGCTTGTGTCCTTCCGCAGGCGAATCCGGGCCGGCACAGAGCTGACCTGGGACTACAACTATGAGGTGGGCAGTGTGGAAGGGAaggtgctgctctgctgctgtggatCCACCGAGTGCAGAGGAAGACTGTTGTGATCTGCAGCCATCATGGACTTCATTCCCTCTGTTGTATCTGTAGGAATCTTAGGAAAGTACTTTTAACACTGTaactctgctgtgttttgttttgttttgttagttttttaaGTTGAATATGAATTTTAttacagctgttttgttgcctTTATTTTATATGACTGTGTTTCCTGATTTGTCTCATTCTATCcatcacatttctttacatctgaataaaatacagttttctTTAATGAATCAAAGCTCCTGCATCTGTTCTTTTATGAAACAGCACAGGTCATAAGATGGATGTAAATGGTTCAGTTTCAGGCTGAACTGGTTTAATTAATCCTGGATGTGATAAGAactcaaaactaaaaaaaacttaatgTCAAATAGCAAATGTAATGGCAGAAGTTATATTTATTATCTTATCTCATAATTCTGAACTCTCAAGACATCATTTTGACATAATTGAAAATTggctttttatttcaaatgtaaaaatcaatGAGATAAAACATCGAAATTATGAAATGGAAAGTcataattatatttaaaatcatAGCTATGATTTAACAAGTCAGAATTAAAAGACCAAAGCTTAAAATCATGATTGATAGTCGAAATTATGCAATACAGGTCACAATTATTAGATATAGAGTTGAATTTGTGCCATCAAATTATCTcacaatttcaacattttatcagaatgtttttttttttatctcataattatgacttctTAACACATAATTCTGACTGACcgttttgattgttttttttttcgtcaggCGTAGTTctcatttcttttaaaatgtccttaaaCTGGCAGTAATGGGCTTCCCTACAGTTACAAGAGAAAGTCTTGCATTTAAGCCTGCAGGTAGATTATTAACATCAAAAATACTTTAAGCAACAAAAGTAATCAAGTATTTACTATACAGAGTGGTTCAGTCCAGAAACGATATTAATTGAACACACGGGTGATTATTAGTGATGCGTTAACGTGTAAATGGGAACAAAGAGCACTTCACTGCTGCTCTCAGAttgaccaatcagcgggcctCAAACATAAGAAAGCGGACCGACACTGATTGATCTTCTGGTGCAGGAGCTCCGTCCTGATGTAGACCGATAACCTTCATCTATCAGACCTCACCAACAATCTTATTGATTATCGGAAAGAATTGCTGAGATGTTTTACTACCCGACAGTTTTAAAGCGTCATACAGGATGTTTCTCTACAATCTGGTGAGTAATAATCTGGAGCTGTACACTTAATATTAATCAGGTTTTACCTGTTAGCAGACATTTAGATTGCTTACAGGTAGCTATAACACGACATAAAAAAACCCACTGCTTTCACAAATTTACTTACGTTTTATAAGGTAGACCATCTCTCCGAAATATGTTGTTGGGTGCTTTAATTTACTGTAGAACAATAACATGCTCATTGAACGTACTTATAATTTACACCTGCTAAGTTATTAGCATCTGCAGCTATCACACAACTGTAATGGAGTTAGActaaatatatgaatattttcCTCAGAAATATAGAATCAAATTAAAATAGGCGCCAGAAAAATACCTCAGTATTTCATGTAAGGGCTCTGCCTGAATAAATGTATATAGTTACTCTCCACAGTGGGGTATTAACTGTATTATTAGCTGATTATTGATAAGGTCTATCAGATTGTGTTTTTGAttatgaggttttttttttattttttagatctGCTTACAACCTCTGCTGGTTTGTTATCTGAGAGCTGACCTGTTCTGTACTTTTTCAAAGACCATCGTTGCTCAAAAGTCAGAAACACCTTCATTATAAAATCAAAGCTGTTTGAATTAAGTTAATGTCTCAACCTTCCTTTATTCTCAGGGGAAAGGACATTTCAGTAAATCACCCGATAACTTTTAAAACCTAGATTCCAGCTTCTCCACCAAATAATCCAGAGACACTTTTGTTGCGCCCAGAGTGCAGGTGCATCTGTGGCAAAGTAAACAAATATGTGGCAGCATGTACGCTGAAGCCTAAAAAACATGCTGAAGTGTTTGAAGTTCGCTTTAAAGAGTCAACAGCTTTGAAgctaaggtcaaaggtcacatggAAAAGACAGGTGCAGGTGGGTTTGGAGTTATTTGATGTGTTTCCTCATTTTCCCAATTCAAATTTGGCAGTGAACAAAATTAAGCAGTGATAGATGatgatgtaactaagtacatttactcaagaacTTTACTTTTGAGCTATTTGTTACTTGAGTTTGtgactttatacttcctcttcccaacattttggaggcaaatattgtcttttggatattttttttctgtactgtTTTAATTGTAGATAATAGAAAATAGCAagacaaaaatacagatttgtttagaacaaaaacacaacatttcatttGTCCTTGTGCAAAGCCCAGATGGGATTATTTTGTTGTAGACAGGTTTAAGCAGCTTTTTGCACTGGTTTCACTGGTGcattttatacatacatttatgtattgatttacatttgaatttaattGCTTTACCAGTTacagaatattaaaacacattataCTTTTATACCCTGATGAGTAAAACATCACAGCCCTGTGTCTGTTTCAGGCTTGTTGCTACGAAAGGCATCAGAGTTCCGCGCCGGGATTTCCTAAAAGTCAACGTCAAAAGCACTTGGTAAGAAATGATACCAGTATTATCACCTATTGGGCCGAAATGTGTCGAGTTACAATAAATCTAATGCCCGTACAGTGATGACATCAATGGACTACGTGCTGGAGCAGGTCCCGCCGCCTCAGCCCGGTCTGCCACGACCTCGCTTCTCCCTCTACCTCTCCTCCCAGCTCCAGTATGGCATCGTCGTCGTCTACCACCGACAGTGTGCCATTCTCCTGGGTAAAAATGAATTATCTGGTAAATTGTCAACACTTTTGAGGTAGGTGATACTGagtcaaatgtgtttgttcttgACCTCGTGTCCTTCCAGACGAGCTTCAGTCCATTGTTGGCCAGCTGGTGAAACAGAGGACGTCACAGAAAATTGATATCGATGACCAAAGCAGGTGAGAACAGCTGCTCACACATTTGTTTGAACCTATGACACAAAACTACTCCTGTTTCTCACCTCTTCGACTCCTGTTATCTCTCAGACAATCTCTGGAGAACCCTGATGCCCTGTCTttcctggaggagacagaagGAGCTCCAGACCCTTTATTTGGGGTGATGTACATGAAGGATGCTATGCCCAGTCCAGCTAAACTGATAGAGGTGCGTAAATACACACGCAAGGAGAGCTATGTAGTGAAGATACAGCTGGACATACTCTTAACATGATAGAAATACGTCTCTTCTGCCTGTTCTGTGTCTCTCAGATGACTCGAGAGTATTTGAGAGAAACCTCTCCCGAACATCCTGAACTGACCCGTCCAGCTGcttctgatgctgctgctctgctacAAAGTGGTAGGATGACTTGATGCACCGTGATGACATAAAAGTACTTAATACAGGTAGAGATGGGATGAAAAGGAGGCGTCTTTGCACAGTGACATGCAGACCCTACATGCTTATAGAGATTTTCTTatagagattttttttaatttgacagcTCCAcctacatgtttttttccatttaccGTATTAGAgagacagataaacagacatTAGAAGAATCTTCCTCCcagtggagaaaaacacaaaatacctGCACTAATCATCTGATGATCCACTTTAATTTAATATCATCTGTGCAGCTTTACAGACAGACGTATGCAAACGTGTCCAGAAATGTACGGAATGTCAGCTTGTGTGCACAGAGATACCAACAGGTTGCAGGAACAGAGAGCTCAAAGTTTgcaggtggaggcagaggtacagagcagcacatcctgtGGCAGAGAGATGCTGCAGGTCAGGTCAGGGCGGACTGCCTTCAACAACATCCTCGTAATTGGCTGAGTCTGATGCAGCGGTGTCAGGAAGTGTGGCTGGGTTTCACTCAGCAGAAGAGTGCGCTCTAATAGCGTCTTGATTAGCTGCTTCCTCTCCTGctgatttctgtgtgtgtagctgttgAAATTGTTGATCTAGTTCATATTTCTCACGCAGGCATCACGGCACCTCCGGACACCATCACTCTGAGAGAGACGGAGCCTGTTGCTCTCCCTGTTGCCGAGGTACAGCTGTCAAAAAGAACCTCCTACAAAGACATTGGTATTTCTGATTTCCTCTGGCATCTATCTTCTCTTATTCTTCTCTCTGCTAGTTTGAGGGTGTGGAGCTCATCGATCAGCATCCAGAGACCATTGACTTTCTCCTGTCCCAAACTGATGGATTTACAGAAGGTGTGAGGCTTAACTACTAGCTCCTTTCTCTTATGAGACAACAGGGAAAAGGTAGTGGTagttgtgtttcttcttcctctaccCTTTGTTAAACAGGGGATCTGGAGGTACCGAGGGAAGGCGTGACAcctggagaggaagagatggagatggaaaggggtggaggagaggcagagcCGGTTAAAGACGCGACCAAAGAGCTCACAGGATCCACTATTGAGTAAATC of Sparus aurata chromosome 17, fSpaAur1.1, whole genome shotgun sequence contains these proteins:
- the setdb1b gene encoding histone-lysine N-methyltransferase SETDB1-B isoform X3 — translated: MESSEGMEVDGWDPGLEEELGISLDELRKWIEEAVEKSEIVQKKKAQLTELKQWVEQKEEEEAKTEKLLNDANQSILECEKLVKATYHRNGLVYRESSSEDEAGGGGLLSSEVIEIDDDDDDDVIAVGCLVPPKKSVALGKDPVVKEASAAIHKTSQQVQKLVQMVSKPSPGAPLLRSPAQPSSQSGIQGSVPAVFVSQVPSQSITQPNPNVKEDELRVGMNILGKKRTKTWHRGTLVAISPVGNGVFKYKVKFDKGKSLLSGNHVAFDYNPTLEILYVGARVVAKYKDGNLVWLYAGIVAEMPNNKNRMRFLIFFDDGYASYVTLPELFPVCRPLKRTWEDIEDASCRDFIEEYITAYPSRPMVLLKVGQIIKTEWEGTWWKSKVEEVDGSLVKILFLDDKRSEWIYRGSTRLEPMFNLKMTTANTAEKKLAGQQRTRPNMGALRSKGPVVQYTSDGHVGASPVKTPQASPSQPSPTPQHPQRPQTQQTPQTPQPMQSLQPMQPLQPLQPLQPLQPLQPPQPPQRVDNKHQMAKKSTSPFVPGVGGTHASKIMQSLPSSPSNLPSGRMLSAPNTVTPIFTQPFQRPPLVTVPPPITLPPPITHAMATIPHQPAYRAPTDRIFYLAHTCQPACLNRVRPANSDLHRGKNPLLTPLLYDFRRMTGRRKVNRKMSFHVIYKAPCGLCLRNMAEIQHYLFQTRCDFIFLEMFCLDPYVLVDRPFQPQRPFYYIHDITGGKEDIPLSCVNEIDSTPPPKVAYSKERIPEDGVSINTSSDFLVGCECTDGCRDKSKCSCHQLTLQATGCTPGAQINPNAGYLHKRLEECLPTGIYECNKRCKCCSHMCTNRLVQHGLQVRLQLFKTQNKGWGIRCLDDVAKGSFVCIYAGKILTDDFADKEGLEMGDEYFANLDHIESVENFKEGYESEAHCSDSEGSGVDVSRIKIQPSALVSSNPVGRPPKKGESNSKARSPSSSDDSNDDDDKDSKSEDESDSSDDTFVKDNYYTSSSVWRSYTTRGQVKVNKEGSQDSKDGLSASAKGTDDEKPPSMPEETGKSKVASWLTSQGLKKESGDCKSQVKSETGKKQDVMTLSDSDDVQTISSGSDDNKEKEKVTQGVTKKQVAVKSTRGIALKGSHGMMVKSGVPGGGGGTGGHGGKTGQQVSTGGGGENVSKNTRLFFDGEESCYIIDAKLEGNLGRYLNHSCSPNLFVQNVFVDTHDLRFPWVAFFASKRIRAGTELTWDYNYEVGSVEGKVLLCCCGSTECRGRLL
- the setdb1b gene encoding histone-lysine N-methyltransferase SETDB1-B isoform X2 gives rise to the protein MGRSCVFPGCYNKQVTRSRYTFHRVPLYDIDLRQLWLAALKMDINTPPARLRYLRVCSVHFSEEDYVQPPPTPHKQLLKSTAVPNRQACTSQNTTEEVNEEQQISGVLQSTPKKAPVKSHQASALAPQLELVPTSPEQPLHRERPSTSGAYLACPAVRMEVDGWDPGLEEELGISLDELRKWIEEAVEKSEIVQKKKAQLTELKQWVEQKEEEEAKTEKLLNDANQSILECEKLVKATYHRNGLVYRESSSEDEAGGGGLLSSEVIEIDDDDDDDVIAVGCLVPPKKSVALGKDPVVKEASAAIHKTSQQVQKLVQMVSKPSPGAPLLRSPAQPSSQSGIQGSVPAVFVSQVPSQSITQPNPNVKEDELRVGMNILGKKRTKTWHRGTLVAISPVGNGVFKYKVKFDKGKSLLSGNHVAFDYNPTLEILYVGARVVAKYKDGNLVWLYAGIVAEMPNNKNRMRFLIFFDDGYASYVTLPELFPVCRPLKRTWEDIEDASCRDFIEEYITAYPSRPMVLLKVGQIIKTEWEGTWWKSKVEEVDGSLVKILFLDDKRSEWIYRGSTRLEPMFNLKMTTANTAEKKLAGQQRTRPNMGALRSKGPVVQYTSDGHVGASPVKTPQASPSQPSPTPQHPQRPQTQQTPQTPQPMQSLQPMQPLQPLQPLQPLQPLQPPQPPQRVDNKHQMAKKSTSPFVPGVGGTHASKIMQSLPSSPSNLPSGRMLSAPNTVTPIFTQPFQRPPLVTVPPPITLPPPITHAMATIPHQPAYRAPTDRIFYLAHTCQPACLNRVRPANSDLHRGKNPLLTPLLYDFRRMTGRRKVNRKMSFHVIYKAPCGLCLRNMAEIQHYLFQTRCDFIFLEMFCLDPYVLVDRPFQPQRPFYYIHDITGGKEDIPLSCVNEIDSTPPPKVAYSKERIPEDGVSINTSSDFLVGCECTDGCRDKSKCSCHQLTLQATGCTPGAQINPNAGYLHKRLEECLPTGIYECNKRCKCCSHMCTNRLVQHGLQVRLQLFKTQNKGWGIRCLDDVAKGSFVCIYAGKILTDDFADKEGLEMGDEYFANLDHIESVENFKEGYESEAHCSDSEGSGVDVSRIKIQPSALVSSNPVGRPPKKARSPSSSDDSNDDDDKDSKSEDESDSSDDTFVKDNYYTSSSVWRSYTTRGQVKVNKEGSQDSKDGLSASAKGTDDEKPPSMPEETGKSKVASWLTSQGLKKESGDCKSQVKSETGKKQDVMTLSDSDDVQTISSGSDDNKEKEKVTQGVTKKQVAVKSTRGIALKGSHGMMVKSGVPGGGGGTGGHGGKTGQQVSTGGGGENVSKNTRLFFDGEESCYIIDAKLEGNLGRYLNHSCSPNLFVQNVFVDTHDLRFPWVAFFASKRIRAGTELTWDYNYEVGSVEGKVLLCCCGSTECRGRLL
- the setdb1b gene encoding histone-lysine N-methyltransferase SETDB1-B isoform X4; translation: MESSEGMEVDGWDPGLEEELGISLDELRKWIEEAVEKSEIVQKKKAQLTELKQWVEQKEEEEAKTEKLLNDANQSILECEKLVKATYHRNGLVYRESSSEDEAGGGGLLSSEVIEIDDDDDDDVIAVGCLVPPKKSVALGKDPVVKEASAAIHKTSQQVQKLVQMVSKPSPGAPLLRSPAQPSSQSGIQGSVPAVFVSQVPSQSITQPNPNVKEDELRVGMNILGKKRTKTWHRGTLVAISPVGNGVFKYKVKFDKGKSLLSGNHVAFDYNPTLEILYVGARVVAKYKDGNLVWLYAGIVAEMPNNKNRMRFLIFFDDGYASYVTLPELFPVCRPLKRTWEDIEDASCRDFIEEYITAYPSRPMVLLKVGQIIKTEWEGTWWKSKVEEVDGSLVKILFLDDKRSEWIYRGSTRLEPMFNLKMTTANTAEKKLAGQQRTRPNMGALRSKGPVVQYTSDGHVGASPVKTPQASPSQPSPTPQHPQRPQTQQTPQTPQPMQSLQPMQPLQPLQPLQPLQPLQPPQPPQRVDNKHQMAKKSTSPFVPGVGGTHASKIMQSLPSSPSNLPSGRMLSAPNTVTPIFTQPFQRPPLVTVPPPITLPPPITHAMATIPHQPAYRAPTDRIFYLAHTCQPACLNRVRPANSDLHRGKNPLLTPLLYDFRRMTGRRKVNRKMSFHVIYKAPCGLCLRNMAEIQHYLFQTRCDFIFLEMFCLDPYVLVDRPFQPQRPFYYIHDITGGKEDIPLSCVNEIDSTPPPKVAYSKERIPEDGVSINTSSDFLVGCECTDGCRDKSKCSCHQLTLQATGCTPGAQINPNAGYLHKRLEECLPTGIYECNKRCKCCSHMCTNRLVQHGLQVRLQLFKTQNKGWGIRCLDDVAKGSFVCIYAGKILTDDFADKEGLEMGDEYFANLDHIESVENFKEGYESEAHCSDSEGSGVDVSRIKIQPSALVSSNPVGRPPKKARSPSSSDDSNDDDDKDSKSEDESDSSDDTFVKDNYYTSSSVWRSYTTRGQVKVNKEGSQDSKDGLSASAKGTDDEKPPSMPEETGKSKVASWLTSQGLKKESGDCKSQVKSETGKKQDVMTLSDSDDVQTISSGSDDNKEKEKVTQGVTKKQVAVKSTRGIALKGSHGMMVKSGVPGGGGGTGGHGGKTGQQVSTGGGGENVSKNTRLFFDGEESCYIIDAKLEGNLGRYLNHSCSPNLFVQNVFVDTHDLRFPWVAFFASKRIRAGTELTWDYNYEVGSVEGKVLLCCCGSTECRGRLL